The Actinomyces sp. oral taxon 414 genome has a segment encoding these proteins:
- a CDS encoding DsrE family protein, with amino-acid sequence MDDSRFLLHVTQADRWLAVISNLRNLADQGLSSRVRVMINGTAIYAVQGVNDWTEEMRRSARDGATFEICSRSVANHRLPLQTLPEWLAVVDAAIPAIAEYVAEGWTYVKP; translated from the coding sequence ATGGACGACTCGCGCTTCCTCCTTCATGTCACGCAGGCCGACCGCTGGCTGGCCGTTATCAGCAACCTGCGCAACCTCGCCGACCAGGGCCTGTCCTCCCGCGTGAGGGTGATGATCAACGGCACGGCGATCTACGCCGTGCAGGGCGTCAACGACTGGACGGAGGAGATGCGCCGGTCCGCCCGAGACGGCGCCACCTTCGAGATCTGCTCCCGCTCCGTCGCCAACCACCGCCTCCCCCTGCAGACCCTGCCGGAGTGGCTGGCCGTCGTCGACGCGGCGATACCGGCCATCGCCGAGTACGTCGCCGAGGGGTGGACCTACGTCAAGCCCTGA